Proteins from a single region of Carassius carassius chromosome 25, fCarCar2.1, whole genome shotgun sequence:
- the LOC132104827 gene encoding uncharacterized protein LOC132104827, whose translation MINLFTDNKREISHVFFCSDALYRIIIILSVFAETITKGPTIPVSGEKRGNITLTCQYKTNEITDIILNTRSEIIEVCETEECNGRVFKEGNCDVVIKNLIFSDAGKYTLRIYYNNDQRELERQIRTYQLHIHDEISVKTGEELKMSVLVSDADKVKTNSSGEWKEVWTRAHGVQSDRMNDTDGNLIIKSFLDSDAGTYRVLDTEGEILITVTITGERNSEMM comes from the exons atgataAACTTGTTTACAGACAATAAGAGAGAAATATCACATGTATTTTTCTGTAGTGATGCTTTGTATcgaataattattatattgtctGTATTTGCAGAAACTATCACTAAAGGACCAACTATACCTGTGTCAGGAGAAAAGAGAGGAAACATCACACTCACGTGTCAATATAAGACCAATGAGATTACTGATATTATTTTAAACACTCGGTCAGAAATCATAGAAGTGTGTGAGACTGAAGAATGTAATGGACGAGTGTTTAAAGAAGGAAACTGTGACGTCGTCATCAAGAATCTGATCTTCAGTGACGCTGGGAAATACACTTTGAGAATCTATTACAATAATGATCAGAGAGAGCTGGAGCGACAAATCAGGACGTACCAACTTCATATTCATG ATGAGATTTCTGTGAAAACAGGCGAGGAGCTAAAGATGTCTGTTCTGGTGTCTGATGCTGATAAAGTGAAGACAAACTCTAGTGGAGAGTGGAAGGAGGTTTGGACGAGAGCTCACGGGGTTCAGAGCGACCGAATGAATGATACTGATGGAAACCTGATCATTAAATCATTTCTGGACAGTGATGCAGGAACATACAGAGTTCTGGACACTGAAGGAGAAATCTTGATCACAGTCACAATCACAGGTGAGAGAAACTCAGAAATGatgtaa